One window from the genome of Salisaeta longa DSM 21114 encodes:
- a CDS encoding glycoside hydrolase family 15 protein, translating into MSYLPIEDYGLIGNMRTSALVGRNGSIDWLCWPHVDSPSVFARILDDDIGGHFQIAPDPDHVTKRQVYWPDTNVLITRFLAEGGVAEVIDYMPVGLSDDHPQQRALIRRVEMIRGALPLRVVCQPAFDYARASHRARETSEGVLFASDDLTLELSASVPLTTDDGAARTRLNLRAGERAAFVLREANASPAPISCEAEGALLDQTLTYWRSWLSQSTYTGRWREQVHRSALALKLLTFEPTGAIVAAPTMGLPEAVGGVRNWDYRYTWLRDAAFTVYGLLRIGFTEEAAAFMEWLADRCRASDDGTLNILYDVRGGTDLTETTLDHLDGYRGSSPVRRGNAATDQLQLDIYGEVMDAVYLSNKYHAPIAYDFWTDLQQVVSQVCERWAEPDDGIWEVRSGREQFTYSKLMCWVALDRALRLADKRSFPADRQQWRDCRDAIYQSVMEQGWSEERQAFVQHFGSQALDASLLTMPLVFFMAPNDPRMTRTLDAMLQDPSDGGLVSDSLVYRYDQARVDDGLPGEEGSFNMCTFWMVEALARAGRTNPKRLDRARLMFEKMLGYANHLGLFAEETGARGEALGNFPQGFTHLALISAAFNLDRTLEGRLYGTGQSG; encoded by the coding sequence ATGAGCTACCTTCCCATCGAAGACTACGGCCTCATCGGCAACATGCGCACCTCGGCGCTGGTGGGCCGCAACGGCTCTATCGACTGGCTGTGTTGGCCGCACGTCGACAGCCCGAGCGTGTTTGCGCGGATCTTGGACGACGACATCGGCGGCCACTTTCAGATTGCGCCCGACCCCGATCACGTCACCAAGCGGCAGGTGTACTGGCCCGACACCAACGTGCTCATCACCCGCTTTTTGGCGGAGGGCGGTGTGGCGGAAGTGATCGACTACATGCCGGTGGGCCTCTCCGATGATCATCCGCAGCAGCGCGCGCTCATCCGGCGGGTGGAAATGATTCGTGGCGCGCTGCCGCTGCGCGTGGTGTGCCAGCCTGCCTTCGATTATGCGCGGGCGTCGCACCGGGCCCGCGAGACGTCGGAGGGCGTCCTCTTTGCAAGCGACGACCTCACGCTGGAGCTCTCGGCCTCGGTGCCGCTCACAACCGATGATGGCGCTGCGCGCACCCGCCTAAACCTCCGCGCCGGCGAACGGGCCGCCTTCGTCTTGCGCGAGGCCAACGCCTCGCCCGCGCCCATCTCCTGCGAGGCCGAAGGCGCGCTCCTCGACCAAACGCTCACCTACTGGCGCTCGTGGCTCAGCCAGTCGACCTACACCGGCCGCTGGCGCGAGCAGGTGCACCGGTCGGCACTGGCGCTCAAGCTGCTCACGTTCGAGCCCACCGGCGCCATCGTGGCCGCGCCCACCATGGGCCTGCCCGAAGCTGTGGGCGGCGTGCGCAACTGGGACTACCGCTACACCTGGCTCCGCGATGCCGCCTTTACGGTGTATGGCCTGCTGCGCATCGGCTTTACCGAAGAGGCGGCGGCCTTTATGGAATGGCTTGCCGATCGCTGCCGCGCGAGCGACGACGGCACGCTTAACATCCTGTATGATGTGCGCGGCGGCACCGACCTCACCGAAACCACCCTCGACCACCTGGACGGATACCGCGGCTCCTCGCCGGTGCGCCGGGGCAACGCTGCCACCGATCAGCTGCAGCTCGACATCTACGGGGAGGTGATGGATGCTGTGTACCTGAGCAACAAGTACCATGCGCCCATTGCGTACGACTTCTGGACCGACCTGCAGCAGGTGGTTTCGCAGGTGTGCGAGCGATGGGCCGAACCCGACGACGGCATCTGGGAGGTGCGCAGCGGCCGCGAGCAGTTTACGTACTCGAAGCTCATGTGCTGGGTGGCCCTCGACCGCGCGCTGCGGCTGGCCGATAAACGCTCCTTCCCGGCCGACCGCCAGCAGTGGCGCGACTGCCGCGATGCCATCTATCAATCCGTGATGGAGCAGGGGTGGAGCGAGGAGCGCCAGGCCTTTGTGCAGCACTTTGGCAGTCAAGCGCTCGATGCGTCGCTGCTCACCATGCCGCTCGTCTTCTTTATGGCCCCCAACGACCCGCGCATGACGCGCACCCTCGACGCGATGCTGCAGGACCCGTCCGATGGCGGGCTCGTGTCGGATAGCCTCGTGTACCGCTACGACCAGGCGCGCGTAGACGATGGCTTGCCGGGCGAAGAGGGCTCCTTTAACATGTGCACGTTCTGGATGGTGGAAGCGCTCGCCCGCGCCGGCCGCACCAACCCGAAGCGCCTCGACCGCGCACGCCTCATGTTCGAGAAGATGCTGGGCTACGCCAACCACCTCGGCCTGTTTGCCGAAGAAACGGGCGCACGCGGCGAAGCGCTCGGCAACTTTCCCCAAGGCTTTACCCACCTGGCCCTCATCAGTGCGGCCTTCAACCTCGACCGCACGCTCGAAGGACGCCTGTACGGCACGGGCCAAAGCGGATAG
- a CDS encoding queuosine precursor transporter, whose product MRTAYELTRPQKLYVICAAIFITALVIAEATASKFFTAFELPFTLHLFGQSFTSVTMTAGVLAFPVTFIVTDVLNEYYGKKGIRFVTYVGMAMIVFEFGLLQLAMAVPEATTSPVPDAAFDTVFGASGRIIVGSLTAYLLGQLADITLFHWLRGLTEGKYLWLRATGSTFGSQFIDTLIVLSVAFAGQLTVQEILAITLFNYSYKFVIAIGITPIIYAAHWAMDRYLGHAQAEQLREQAEQPSTA is encoded by the coding sequence ATGCGCACCGCGTACGAACTGACGCGCCCGCAGAAACTCTACGTGATCTGTGCGGCCATCTTCATCACGGCGCTCGTCATTGCCGAGGCAACCGCCAGCAAGTTTTTTACGGCATTCGAGCTGCCGTTTACGCTGCATCTCTTTGGGCAATCGTTTACGTCGGTGACGATGACGGCCGGCGTGCTCGCGTTTCCGGTTACGTTTATCGTGACGGACGTGCTCAACGAGTACTACGGGAAGAAGGGCATCCGCTTTGTGACGTACGTGGGCATGGCGATGATCGTGTTTGAGTTTGGCTTGCTACAGCTGGCCATGGCCGTGCCCGAGGCGACGACCTCGCCGGTGCCCGACGCGGCCTTCGATACGGTGTTTGGCGCGTCGGGGCGCATCATCGTGGGCAGCCTCACCGCCTACCTGCTGGGCCAACTGGCCGACATCACCCTCTTTCACTGGCTGCGCGGCCTTACGGAAGGGAAGTACTTGTGGCTGCGCGCAACCGGCTCCACCTTCGGGTCGCAATTCATCGACACGCTCATTGTGCTTTCGGTGGCGTTTGCCGGGCAGCTCACGGTGCAAGAGATTCTGGCAATCACGCTCTTCAACTACAGCTACAAGTTCGTCATTGCCATCGGCATCACGCCCATCATCTACGCCGCGCACTGGGCCATGGACCGCTACCTGGGCCACGCGCAGGCCGAGCAGCTCCGCGAACAGGCCGAGCAGCCGTCGACGGCGTAA
- a CDS encoding sensor histidine kinase codes for MEHEREAEGSQAPLRLGLVMAAVAAAGALVAGVLLNASTGALVALVVGAGGLMYGATHVMWARRLARADALLHALRDQRFEAFADDAPPPAGDELSRLLASVHRTGQRMQQTIRELKQMEHYRREFIGNVSHELKTPIFTVQGFTETLLDGALNDPTVNRVFLEKILRNVQRLDHLARDLSDIARIETGALEMSAAPFEANAVVREVVESLEMKADQKDIVLHSALPGDPLVAYGDRERIRQVVLNLTDNAIKYTESGGHVTVRVQAAEEQVRFAVADDGIGIAPEHIERLTERFYRVDKSRSRNQGGTGLGLAIVKHILGAHNQTLHVESAPGEGSTFSFALAAASTRQSVGVS; via the coding sequence ATGGAACACGAAAGGGAAGCAGAAGGGTCGCAGGCGCCGTTGCGGCTGGGGCTCGTGATGGCCGCTGTAGCCGCGGCGGGCGCGCTGGTTGCGGGCGTGCTGCTGAACGCATCCACCGGGGCGCTGGTGGCGCTGGTGGTAGGCGCGGGCGGGCTCATGTACGGCGCTACGCACGTGATGTGGGCGCGCCGGCTGGCCCGTGCCGATGCGCTCTTGCACGCGCTGCGGGATCAGCGGTTCGAAGCGTTTGCCGACGACGCGCCGCCGCCCGCGGGCGATGAGCTGAGTCGGCTGCTGGCGTCGGTGCATCGCACCGGGCAGCGCATGCAGCAAACCATCCGCGAGTTGAAGCAGATGGAGCACTACCGCCGCGAGTTTATCGGCAACGTGTCGCACGAGCTGAAAACGCCCATCTTTACCGTGCAGGGCTTTACCGAGACGCTCCTCGACGGCGCGCTCAACGACCCGACCGTCAACCGCGTGTTCCTGGAGAAAATCCTGCGCAACGTGCAACGCCTCGACCATCTAGCCCGCGACTTGTCGGACATCGCGCGCATCGAGACGGGCGCGCTGGAGATGTCGGCCGCGCCCTTCGAGGCCAACGCGGTGGTGCGCGAAGTGGTGGAGTCGCTGGAAATGAAGGCCGACCAGAAGGACATCGTGCTGCATAGCGCGCTGCCGGGCGACCCGCTGGTGGCCTACGGCGACCGCGAGCGCATCCGGCAGGTGGTGCTCAATCTCACCGACAACGCCATCAAGTACACCGAAAGCGGCGGGCACGTGACAGTGCGGGTGCAGGCGGCCGAGGAACAGGTGCGGTTTGCCGTGGCGGACGACGGCATTGGCATTGCGCCGGAGCATATCGAGCGACTGACCGAGCGCTTCTACCGGGTCGACAAAAGCCGCTCGCGCAACCAGGGCGGCACCGGCCTGGGGCTGGCCATCGTGAAGCACATCCTAGGGGCACACAACCAGACGCTGCATGTGGAGAGCGCGCCGGGCGAGGGGTCGACCTTCTCGTTTGCGCTGGCCGCGGCCTCGACGCGGCAATCGGTGGGCGTGTCGTAA
- a CDS encoding Lon protease family protein, whose translation MTEPLAAHALRRTCDASALGFATTDDLSADAPFVGHERAIEALEFGIEIPNDGYNVFALGPGGTGRRRLVQQQVAAHASDRSTPPDWCYVNNFSEERTPQLMQLPTGRGTALCEDMEQFIEDVKTALLATFESEDYQTRRQAVQEEAQEEQEAALDELQERAREENIALIRTPNGFAFAPIKDGEVVSPEEIDTLDEERREALQEKIEQFQEELQQILRKVPERQRAARKQIQQLNREMAEFAVNDLLEELQARYDDLEQVVDYLQAVRADIIENVEAFVRAAQSGSSSQNQAAMQQQSQQSNGLPGALWRRYRVNVLVDNSDTEGAPVIYEDNPNYRNLVGEVEQIAQMGALVTDFNLIQPGALHKANGGYLIIEARKLLTQPYAWEGLKRALQNNEIQIESPGEALGLIRTVTLEPEAAPLDVKVVLVGERMLYYLLSAYDPDMEDLFKVMADFDDNIDHTDAARMQYARMLATLVDEQDLRPLDASAVARVVEHSMRLVDDTKKLSTHRTALCDLVTEASYWAGKDAADVVSRTHVQQALDAQERRADRLRERVQESIARDTIYIDTEGSAVGQVNGLSVLQQDGFAFGKPNRITARVRLGSGDIVDIERETELGGPLHAKGVLILSGFLEGRFAQEHPLSLSASLVFEQSYGGIDGDSASSAELYALLSAIADLPLKQSLAVTGSVNQHGVIQPIGGVNEKIEEFYDTCQAAGLTGSQGVIIPQSNVEHLMLRPEVVAAAEAGTFHIYPVRTVDEGIALLTGQPAGTRADDGTYPEGTVNRAVADRLAAMADQRRAFASPNGTADEAASHE comes from the coding sequence ATGACCGAACCACTTGCCGCCCACGCCCTCCGCCGCACCTGCGATGCCTCCGCGCTGGGCTTTGCTACGACTGACGACCTGTCGGCCGATGCTCCGTTCGTAGGCCATGAGCGCGCCATAGAGGCGCTCGAGTTCGGCATCGAAATCCCCAACGACGGGTACAACGTCTTTGCCCTAGGCCCCGGGGGCACCGGACGACGGCGCCTCGTGCAGCAGCAGGTGGCGGCCCATGCCAGCGACCGCTCCACGCCGCCCGACTGGTGCTACGTCAACAACTTTTCGGAGGAGCGCACGCCCCAACTGATGCAGCTGCCCACCGGCCGGGGCACCGCCTTGTGCGAGGACATGGAGCAGTTCATCGAGGACGTGAAGACGGCGCTGCTGGCCACCTTTGAAAGCGAAGATTACCAGACGCGCCGCCAGGCGGTACAGGAAGAGGCGCAGGAGGAGCAAGAGGCTGCACTCGACGAACTGCAAGAGCGAGCCCGCGAAGAAAACATCGCCCTCATCCGCACGCCCAACGGTTTCGCCTTTGCGCCCATCAAAGACGGCGAGGTGGTTTCGCCCGAAGAAATCGACACGCTCGACGAAGAGCGCCGCGAAGCGCTCCAGGAAAAGATCGAGCAGTTCCAGGAGGAACTGCAGCAAATCTTGCGGAAAGTGCCCGAACGGCAGCGGGCCGCGCGCAAGCAAATTCAGCAATTGAACCGCGAGATGGCCGAGTTTGCGGTCAACGACCTGCTAGAAGAGCTGCAGGCCCGCTACGACGACTTGGAACAGGTGGTTGACTACCTGCAGGCGGTGCGCGCCGACATCATTGAAAACGTGGAAGCGTTCGTGCGGGCCGCGCAAAGCGGCAGCAGCAGCCAAAACCAGGCCGCCATGCAGCAACAAAGCCAGCAGAGCAACGGCCTGCCCGGGGCGCTGTGGCGGCGCTACCGTGTAAACGTGCTCGTGGATAACAGCGACACGGAGGGCGCGCCGGTCATCTACGAGGACAATCCCAACTACCGCAACCTGGTGGGCGAGGTCGAGCAAATCGCACAGATGGGCGCCCTCGTCACCGACTTCAACCTGATCCAACCCGGCGCCCTCCATAAAGCCAACGGCGGCTACCTCATCATTGAAGCCCGCAAGCTGCTCACGCAGCCCTACGCCTGGGAAGGCCTGAAGCGCGCGCTGCAAAACAACGAAATCCAGATCGAGTCGCCCGGCGAGGCCCTGGGCCTCATTCGCACCGTCACCCTAGAGCCCGAAGCCGCCCCGCTCGACGTGAAAGTGGTGCTCGTGGGCGAACGGATGCTCTACTACCTCCTCAGCGCGTACGACCCCGATATGGAGGATCTGTTTAAGGTGATGGCCGACTTTGACGACAACATCGACCACACCGACGCGGCCCGCATGCAATACGCGCGGATGCTGGCCACGCTCGTTGACGAGCAGGACCTGCGCCCGCTCGACGCCTCGGCCGTGGCCCGCGTGGTGGAGCACAGCATGCGCTTGGTTGACGACACGAAGAAGCTCTCCACCCACCGCACCGCGCTGTGCGACCTGGTAACGGAAGCCAGCTACTGGGCCGGAAAAGACGCGGCCGACGTCGTCTCGCGCACCCACGTGCAGCAGGCCCTTGACGCCCAAGAACGCCGGGCCGATCGCCTGCGCGAACGCGTGCAAGAATCCATTGCCCGCGACACGATCTACATCGACACCGAGGGCAGCGCCGTGGGGCAGGTAAACGGCCTCTCGGTGCTGCAGCAAGACGGCTTCGCGTTCGGAAAGCCCAACCGCATCACCGCCCGCGTGCGCCTGGGCAGCGGCGACATCGTAGACATCGAGCGCGAGACCGAGCTCGGCGGGCCGCTGCATGCCAAAGGCGTGCTCATCCTGTCCGGATTTTTGGAGGGGCGCTTTGCGCAAGAGCATCCGCTGTCGCTCAGCGCGAGCCTCGTGTTTGAGCAGTCGTACGGCGGCATCGACGGCGACAGCGCGTCCTCGGCCGAGCTCTACGCGCTGCTCTCCGCCATCGCCGACCTTCCCCTAAAGCAGTCGCTGGCCGTCACCGGCTCGGTCAACCAGCACGGCGTCATTCAACCCATTGGCGGGGTGAACGAAAAAATCGAAGAGTTCTACGACACCTGCCAGGCGGCGGGCCTCACCGGATCGCAGGGCGTCATCATTCCGCAGAGCAACGTGGAGCACCTGATGTTGCGCCCCGAGGTGGTCGCGGCCGCCGAGGCGGGCACGTTTCACATCTACCCGGTGCGCACCGTAGACGAAGGCATTGCGCTGCTCACGGGCCAACCGGCCGGCACGCGCGCCGACGACGGCACGTATCCCGAGGGCACCGTGAACCGCGCCGTGGCCGATCGTCTCGCCGCCATGGCCGACCAGCGGCGTGCCTTTGCATCGCCTAACGGAACCGCCGACGAGGCTGCCTCTCATGAATGA
- a CDS encoding universal stress protein gives MNDSDHTLRRILVALDGSRPSEAALDVAAQFAVLFNASLHGVFVEDEQLKRLARLPFHQEVRPLRRTAVPMSGPRLQRQLRAQAEAARRMLEDTARALRIEHSFAVRKGHVVGELLDAAADTDLVTLGKTSSAQSSRQRLGRTTTALLERAPAAVLILRDHGDHAPPVVTYFDGSAAARAALRMAARLAHLMGHVPLKVLLPPGAPDETATLREAVHDVYGEQRLLLDVHVLSRLEASRLPAVLHHAGGFAVLPDTLPQLRNRQRQLLYELDRPVLIMRAPTSAPATDPS, from the coding sequence ATGAATGATTCCGACCACACGCTGCGCCGCATCCTCGTCGCCCTCGATGGCTCGCGGCCCAGCGAGGCCGCCCTCGATGTGGCCGCACAGTTTGCGGTGCTGTTCAACGCCTCACTGCACGGGGTTTTTGTGGAGGACGAGCAGCTGAAGCGGCTGGCGCGCCTGCCGTTTCATCAGGAGGTGCGGCCGCTGCGGCGCACGGCGGTTCCGATGAGTGGCCCGCGGCTGCAACGGCAGCTGCGCGCCCAGGCCGAAGCCGCCCGACGCATGCTGGAGGACACCGCCCGCGCCCTGCGCATCGAGCATTCGTTTGCGGTGCGTAAGGGCCACGTGGTTGGGGAGCTGCTGGATGCCGCCGCGGACACCGACCTAGTGACCCTGGGCAAGACCAGCTCCGCACAGAGCAGCCGCCAGCGCCTGGGCCGCACCACCACGGCGCTGCTAGAGCGTGCGCCGGCTGCCGTCCTGATCCTGCGCGACCATGGCGACCACGCGCCCCCGGTGGTGACCTACTTTGACGGCAGCGCGGCGGCGCGGGCGGCGCTGCGCATGGCGGCGCGCCTGGCCCACCTCATGGGCCACGTGCCGCTCAAGGTGCTGCTGCCCCCCGGCGCCCCCGATGAAACCGCGACGCTGCGGGAGGCCGTGCATGACGTGTACGGCGAGCAGCGGCTTCTGCTGGATGTGCACGTCTTGTCGCGCCTCGAAGCCAGCCGGCTGCCGGCCGTGCTGCACCACGCGGGCGGCTTTGCCGTGCTGCCCGATACGCTGCCACAGCTCCGCAACCGCCAGCGCCAGCTGCTCTACGAATTGGATCGGCCCGTGCTTATCATGCGAGCCCCAACCTCAGCACCTGCTACCGACCCCTCATGA
- the crcB gene encoding fluoride efflux transporter CrcB — translation MTALLWIALGGGLGALMRHGLGRAVHRALPEQFPYGTLAANLCGCLLIGLAWGWLERVRLPPQVAPFLLTGVIGAFTTFSTYSLESIQLMRTGHWAAGLTNIAVSNAAGLALVFLGLWMAE, via the coding sequence ATGACTGCTCTTTTGTGGATTGCCCTGGGCGGCGGCCTGGGCGCCCTGATGCGCCATGGGCTCGGACGCGCCGTGCACCGTGCGTTGCCCGAACAGTTTCCGTACGGCACCCTTGCCGCCAACTTGTGCGGCTGCCTGCTCATCGGGCTGGCCTGGGGATGGCTGGAGCGCGTGCGGCTGCCGCCGCAGGTGGCGCCCTTTCTGCTCACGGGCGTCATTGGGGCGTTTACGACGTTCTCTACGTACAGCCTGGAAAGCATCCAGCTGATGCGCACCGGCCACTGGGCCGCCGGCCTCACCAACATTGCGGTGAGTAATGCCGCGGGCCTCGCGTTGGTCTTTCTGGGGCTGTGGATGGCCGAGTGA
- a CDS encoding OmpA family protein: MLVWGGLVWACSGASGAAHAQTVQVDTTTAAPSRTEAPASVQRVRARIRAIRGGPGPAQQQTAASPRPIRVEIQRITRGTLAPADLRALERRLRADFNQQIDALYRVLRQLPTGDLVVTNPSVQVVPPDTAARRPPAPPDTVTRVVPVSPGAVPPPPPAPVPTVRRVERAILETGLFRAAGVNFAFDESTLLPSATPILNAVGTVMQRYDELRIAVGGHTDSIGTAAYNQQLSEARARRVRQYLIDRHGIAPARLTAVGYGEARPVATNANATGRTLNRRVEFKVLNQAAVVEDRNATARQDTITVSRERLQELVRTLVQQELKRRAAAPDTTRPTP; encoded by the coding sequence TTGTTGGTTTGGGGAGGGCTGGTGTGGGCCTGCAGCGGCGCGTCCGGCGCGGCGCATGCACAGACCGTGCAGGTGGATACCACCACAGCCGCACCGTCGCGCACCGAGGCCCCGGCCAGCGTGCAGCGCGTTCGTGCGCGCATCCGCGCGATTCGCGGCGGGCCCGGTCCTGCGCAACAACAGACGGCCGCGTCCCCGCGGCCCATCCGTGTCGAGATTCAGCGCATCACGCGCGGGACCCTTGCGCCGGCCGACCTGCGCGCCCTGGAGCGCCGCCTCCGCGCCGATTTCAATCAGCAGATCGATGCGCTATACCGCGTGCTGCGGCAGCTGCCAACCGGCGACCTGGTGGTGACGAACCCCTCGGTGCAGGTTGTGCCGCCCGACACAGCGGCCCGGCGTCCGCCTGCGCCGCCCGATACCGTCACGCGCGTCGTGCCGGTGTCGCCAGGGGCCGTGCCGCCCCCGCCGCCCGCTCCGGTGCCCACCGTGCGCCGGGTGGAACGGGCCATTCTGGAGACCGGCCTCTTCCGCGCGGCGGGTGTCAACTTTGCGTTTGACGAAAGCACCCTGCTGCCCAGCGCCACGCCCATCCTGAACGCCGTGGGTACGGTGATGCAGCGCTACGACGAGCTGCGGATTGCGGTGGGCGGCCACACCGACAGCATCGGGACGGCGGCGTACAACCAGCAACTTTCGGAGGCGCGCGCGCGTCGGGTGCGGCAGTACCTCATCGATCGGCATGGCATTGCGCCGGCGCGCCTTACCGCGGTGGGCTACGGCGAAGCGCGCCCCGTAGCCACCAACGCCAACGCTACCGGGCGCACGCTCAACCGCCGCGTCGAGTTTAAGGTGCTGAATCAGGCGGCGGTGGTCGAAGACCGCAACGCGACGGCGCGCCAAGACACGATCACCGTAAGCCGCGAGCGCCTCCAAGAGCTGGTGCGCACCTTGGTGCAACAAGAGCTGAAGCGCCGCGCTGCCGCGCCCGACACCACGCGGCCAACGCCGTAG
- a CDS encoding thiol-activated cytolysin family protein, with protein MRCFRFIFPSLLLIFFIATGCDSGSGMTEPGQRPDGASIGEYLSGLTYDADALLNVQPSDAARTPIDTTTTTEQDGTVERTCVRTTYNLQTNFEEIAILRPTADVIWPGALVEANQSLLDGLPEPARFDRAPVKIRVDLPGIGENGTKTIEEPDLASVQTAIDEALEWWNANAYEEGYVNAASSSNRITTSYSSTQASLDVGLNVAWATGDVQSQFNYETTETKRVVMATYKQAFYTVSFVQESGAQPEDVFGPEVTLQAVQAAFDSDAPPAYIASVTYGRIIMFRMETASSYTAAEVEAAFKYAAGTQVDGDLEARYQEILSSSTVEVVTLGGNAAVASEAVTARSAGDLVPIITGENAVYSRSNPGVPIAYAVKYLKDDQLAKLGYTTEYTATECSSVQTINTITVHLKEFYVRKDCDGIEGDGEFEFRAIVNGGGTRAGDFIREATLGDGGRVRLNEEVVFDIERQDGNEFGITFYSTEWDKKIWGEVFKDPNMATVRSVKRHTFGSTGWSNVPTSGDIRLVNGSQNCQAELVYSVGVM; from the coding sequence ATGAGATGCTTCCGATTTATTTTCCCCTCTTTGCTGTTGATCTTCTTCATCGCGACCGGCTGCGACAGCGGCTCCGGAATGACCGAGCCGGGCCAGCGTCCGGACGGGGCGTCAATCGGCGAATATCTGTCTGGGCTGACGTACGATGCCGACGCGCTCCTTAACGTGCAGCCGAGCGATGCGGCGCGCACGCCCATCGACACCACAACGACGACCGAGCAAGACGGCACCGTCGAGCGCACCTGCGTTCGCACGACCTATAACCTGCAAACCAACTTCGAAGAGATTGCCATCCTGCGGCCCACGGCCGATGTCATTTGGCCGGGGGCGCTCGTCGAGGCCAATCAGTCGCTCCTTGATGGCTTGCCCGAGCCGGCGCGCTTCGATCGGGCACCCGTCAAGATTCGCGTTGACCTGCCCGGCATCGGCGAAAACGGCACAAAGACGATTGAGGAACCGGATCTGGCGAGCGTGCAGACGGCCATCGACGAGGCGCTGGAGTGGTGGAATGCCAACGCCTACGAGGAGGGCTACGTAAACGCTGCGAGCTCCTCAAACCGCATCACGACATCGTACTCGTCGACGCAGGCCTCGCTAGACGTGGGTCTGAACGTGGCCTGGGCCACCGGCGACGTGCAGTCGCAGTTCAACTACGAAACGACCGAGACGAAGCGCGTGGTGATGGCAACATACAAGCAGGCCTTTTATACGGTAAGCTTCGTGCAGGAGAGCGGCGCACAGCCTGAAGACGTGTTTGGCCCGGAGGTGACGCTACAAGCGGTGCAGGCGGCCTTCGATAGCGATGCGCCGCCGGCCTACATCGCGTCGGTGACGTACGGGCGGATCATCATGTTTCGGATGGAGACCGCCTCGTCGTACACCGCTGCGGAGGTGGAGGCAGCGTTTAAGTATGCCGCCGGGACGCAGGTCGATGGCGACCTGGAGGCACGCTATCAGGAGATTCTGTCGAGTTCGACCGTAGAAGTCGTCACGCTGGGCGGCAACGCGGCGGTGGCGTCGGAGGCCGTGACGGCGCGCTCGGCGGGCGACCTCGTGCCGATCATTACCGGCGAGAATGCCGTGTACTCGCGCAGCAATCCCGGCGTGCCCATTGCGTACGCCGTCAAGTACCTGAAAGACGATCAGCTGGCCAAGCTGGGCTACACGACCGAGTACACAGCCACTGAGTGCTCGTCGGTGCAAACAATAAACACCATCACGGTGCATTTGAAGGAGTTTTATGTGCGCAAAGACTGCGACGGCATCGAGGGGGATGGCGAGTTCGAGTTTCGCGCCATTGTGAACGGGGGTGGCACCCGCGCAGGAGATTTCATTCGGGAGGCGACCCTGGGCGATGGCGGCCGGGTGCGGCTCAATGAAGAGGTCGTCTTTGATATTGAGCGGCAAGACGGCAACGAGTTTGGCATCACGTTTTACAGCACAGAGTGGGATAAAAAGATCTGGGGCGAAGTGTTCAAAGACCCAAACATGGCAACGGTGCGCAGCGTCAAGCGACACACCTTTGGCAGTACGGGATGGAGCAACGTGCCCACCAGCGGTGACATCCGACTTGTAAATGGCAGCCAGAATTGCCAGGCCGAGCTTGTGTACTCAGTTGGCGTGATGTAG
- a CDS encoding sigma-70 family RNA polymerase sigma factor: protein MPTTAPFTTLLDALTGGNRTVVDAVLPHVYDALRALAHQKLRGERADHTLNTTALVHEAYEKLVEQDRMTWQNRAHFMGVAALSMRRILINYAHKRNAQKRGGGAPVATFEDGMAPRDVHAADLIDLDDALQRLEELNERQAQVVTYRFFGGLTQKEIAEVIGVSVPTVRRDWRLARAWLSREMKPPAPDAKKDATA from the coding sequence ATGCCAACTACCGCACCGTTTACCACCTTGCTCGACGCCTTAACCGGCGGCAATCGCACCGTCGTGGATGCCGTGCTGCCACACGTGTACGATGCGCTGCGTGCACTGGCTCATCAGAAGCTGCGCGGCGAGCGCGCCGACCACACGCTCAACACGACGGCCCTCGTGCACGAGGCGTACGAGAAGCTCGTCGAACAGGACCGCATGACATGGCAAAACCGCGCCCACTTTATGGGGGTTGCGGCGCTGTCAATGCGGCGCATCCTGATCAACTACGCCCACAAGCGCAACGCGCAGAAGCGCGGCGGCGGCGCGCCGGTGGCTACCTTCGAGGACGGCATGGCGCCGCGCGACGTGCACGCCGCGGATCTGATTGACCTGGATGATGCCCTGCAGCGGCTCGAAGAGCTCAACGAGCGGCAGGCGCAGGTTGTCACCTACCGCTTCTTCGGCGGGCTTACGCAAAAAGAAATTGCCGAGGTGATCGGTGTGTCGGTGCCCACCGTGCGGCGCGACTGGCGCTTGGCCCGTGCCTGGCTGAGCCGCGAGATGAAGCCGCCTGCGCCCGACGCAAAAAAAGACGCAACGGCATGA